A portion of the Stegostoma tigrinum isolate sSteTig4 chromosome 46, sSteTig4.hap1, whole genome shotgun sequence genome contains these proteins:
- the LOC125449528 gene encoding kin of IRRE-like protein 1: MDMKPDLRSDTLDTREDCELKDPTNGYYNVRGQEERLPSRTLLYPEYGPSGGPRYEGRPHSRLSHASGYGTAGGAAGLLASCYGRLPEYGAEAAGEAGSQLSFDAYSYPPCAGLATYSRPANLERLFDPAGIAPKFSGNSRFSYSSSQQSEHGRPYQQRMQTHV; this comes from the exons ATGGATATGAAGCCGGATTTGCGATCGGATACATTGGACACGAGGGAGGACTGCGAGCTAAAG GACCCGACCAACGGCTATTACAATGTGAGGGGGCAGGAGGAGCGTTTGCCGTCACGGACTCTGCTATACCCGGAGTACGGGCCTTCGGGGGGTCCGCGGTACGAGGGGAGGCCACACTCCAGGCTCTCGCACGCCAGCGGCTATGGGACAGCGGGGGGCGCCGCTGGGCTCCTGGCCTCGTGTTACGGCCGCCTGCCCGAGTACGGGGCGGAGGCGGCGGGTGAAGCGGGCAGCCAGCTCTCGTTCGACGCCTACAGCTACCCACCGTGCGCCGGCCTGGCCACCTACAGCCGGCCGGCCAACCTGGAGCGGCTGTTCGACCCTGCCGGCATCGCCCCCAAGTTCTCCGGCAACTCCCGCTTCTCCTACTCTTCGTCCCAGCAGTCGGAACATGGGAGGCCCTATCAGCAGCGCATGCAGACCCACGtgtga